A single Aerosakkonema funiforme FACHB-1375 DNA region contains:
- a CDS encoding glycoside hydrolase family 5 protein, which translates to MKIFKLFSITIICCMMPGLAYANEAISGSESLQGDQSISNIVDTRFDELTRGINLTGWFSQTSSFNFDRITDSDLETIKSLGFEHVRVPIDSAFLFDENNPGVLNTKYLSYLDSALDKILAKDLSVIIDLSPEDKFKELLANDDAFVNSVSQFWKTLAGHLSTRNPEQVFLETLNEPAFSYFLSNNPNINPVERWNEVQGKLLAAMREGAPNHTLIAKGFDWDSIDGLKALTPVEDPNVVYNFHFYEPMVFTHQGADWMDEAFLYLHDLPYPYNQEDCAALIPTIIDETAREWAQSYCDRKWDAAKIEARIGEAAAWAQENNVRITANEFGVYRSSVAEDDRVAWIHDTRVALEKYDIGWAMWEYAGGFGLTEKNEEGVRIPNENVVAALGLYVEDDEDDDPPRRIPEPRAIAGFVLLTLLLTRVKRVAIGASGLGARG; encoded by the coding sequence ATGAAGATCTTCAAATTGTTTAGCATCACAATTATCTGTTGTATGATGCCAGGGCTCGCCTATGCCAATGAAGCTATTTCAGGCTCAGAAAGTTTGCAGGGCGACCAAAGCATTAGCAACATCGTCGATACGCGCTTTGATGAGTTAACGCGGGGGATTAATCTCACAGGTTGGTTTTCCCAAACCTCTAGCTTTAACTTCGATCGCATCACCGACAGCGATCTGGAAACCATTAAGAGTTTGGGGTTTGAACACGTTCGTGTGCCGATCGACTCCGCTTTTTTATTCGATGAAAACAACCCAGGAGTACTCAATACTAAGTATTTAAGTTATTTGGACAGCGCCCTAGATAAGATATTGGCAAAGGACTTGTCAGTAATAATAGACCTTAGTCCAGAAGATAAATTTAAGGAGCTTTTGGCTAACGATGATGCTTTTGTGAACTCTGTTAGTCAGTTCTGGAAAACTTTGGCAGGACATCTGAGTACTCGCAATCCAGAACAGGTTTTCCTAGAAACGCTCAATGAACCTGCCTTCAGTTACTTTCTCAGTAACAATCCCAATATTAATCCTGTAGAGCGTTGGAATGAAGTGCAGGGAAAGCTGCTAGCTGCGATGCGCGAAGGCGCACCGAATCATACTTTGATTGCGAAGGGATTCGATTGGGACAGTATAGACGGTCTCAAGGCGCTGACTCCTGTTGAAGATCCAAATGTAGTTTATAACTTTCACTTTTATGAGCCGATGGTTTTCACGCATCAGGGCGCAGATTGGATGGATGAAGCATTTTTATATCTCCACGATCTCCCTTATCCCTACAATCAAGAGGACTGCGCGGCGCTTATCCCCACAATAATTGACGAAACTGCTAGAGAATGGGCGCAATCTTATTGCGATCGAAAGTGGGATGCCGCCAAAATAGAAGCGCGGATTGGAGAAGCTGCTGCTTGGGCCCAAGAAAACAACGTGCGGATAACCGCGAATGAGTTTGGCGTTTACCGTTCTTCTGTGGCTGAGGACGATCGCGTTGCTTGGATTCACGACACCCGCGTTGCCCTGGAAAAGTACGATATTGGATGGGCTATGTGGGAGTACGCAGGGGGTTTCGGTTTGACGGAGAAGAATGAGGAAGGTGTACGTATTCCTAACGAGAATGTTGTGGCAGCTCTCGGTTTGTATGTTGAGGATGATGAGGATGACGATCCGCCTCGGAGAATTCCAGAACCAAGGGCGATCGCTGGTTTTGTCCTCCTAACGTTGCTCTTAACGCGAGTAAAGCGCGTTGCCATAGGGGCGTCGGGGCTAGGGGCTAGAGGCTAG
- the gltX gene encoding glutamate--tRNA ligase produces MTVRVRIAPSPTGNLHIGTARTAVFNWLFARHQGGQFILRIEDTDLERSRPEYTQNILDGLTWLGLNWDEGPFFQTQRFDLYKQAIQTLLDKGLAYRCYTSEAELEEMRAAQIARKEAPRYDKRHRNLTPEQQAAFEAEGRRPVIRFKIDDDREISWHDMVRGKIAWKSSDLGGDIVIARASETEPFGQPLYNLAVVLDDIDMKITHVIRGEDHIANTAKQILLYEAFGAAVPHFAHTPLILNKKGEKLSKRKGVTSIFDFKKLGYTPEAMVNYMTLLGWSPPDSTKEIFTLAEAAELFSFDRVNKAGAKFDWAKLDWINTQYLHAIPVPQLTDVLIPYWQAAGYQFDPVSDRAWLEQITALIGPSLVRLPVSDRAWLQEIMTAIGPDLAAAPDAIEMTRYFFTANVEFTEEGKAQLQQEAAKTALKAILDALDRHQPLTEAGTQEIIKQVTKEQNLKKGLVMRSLRAALTGDVHGPDLIQSWLLLHQRRVDRIRLQSAV; encoded by the coding sequence GTGACAGTTAGAGTTCGGATAGCACCCAGTCCTACGGGAAATCTACATATCGGTACGGCCAGAACGGCTGTATTTAATTGGCTGTTTGCCCGTCATCAAGGCGGGCAGTTTATCTTGCGAATTGAAGACACGGATTTAGAACGCTCTCGTCCGGAGTACACCCAAAACATTCTTGACGGTCTGACTTGGCTGGGACTGAACTGGGATGAAGGGCCATTTTTCCAAACCCAGCGTTTCGACCTGTATAAGCAAGCGATTCAAACGCTACTGGATAAAGGTTTGGCCTATCGTTGCTACACCAGCGAAGCGGAACTGGAAGAAATGCGAGCAGCTCAGATAGCGAGAAAGGAGGCTCCCCGCTACGATAAACGACATCGCAATCTGACGCCAGAGCAGCAGGCAGCTTTTGAAGCCGAAGGGCGACGTCCGGTGATTCGCTTCAAAATCGATGACGATCGCGAGATTTCTTGGCACGATATGGTACGGGGTAAGATCGCCTGGAAAAGCAGCGATCTGGGTGGTGATATCGTAATTGCCCGTGCTTCGGAAACGGAACCCTTCGGTCAGCCACTGTACAATTTGGCAGTGGTGTTGGATGACATTGATATGAAAATTACTCATGTCATCCGGGGTGAAGACCATATCGCCAACACCGCCAAACAAATTCTGCTCTACGAAGCTTTTGGCGCAGCAGTGCCGCACTTTGCCCACACTCCTTTAATTTTGAACAAAAAGGGAGAAAAACTTTCTAAACGTAAGGGTGTGACTTCCATCTTCGACTTTAAGAAGTTGGGCTACACTCCGGAAGCGATGGTCAATTACATGACTTTGCTGGGTTGGTCGCCGCCAGACTCAACGAAGGAAATTTTTACTTTGGCTGAAGCCGCCGAGCTGTTCAGTTTCGATCGCGTTAATAAGGCGGGGGCAAAGTTTGACTGGGCGAAGCTGGATTGGATTAACACTCAGTACCTGCACGCGATACCAGTACCCCAGCTAACGGATGTGCTGATTCCTTACTGGCAAGCAGCTGGCTATCAATTCGATCCGGTGAGCGATCGCGCTTGGTTAGAGCAAATTACGGCTTTGATCGGCCCTAGCTTAGTGCGTTTGCCAGTGAGCGATCGCGCTTGGCTACAAGAAATTATGACTGCGATCGGCCCGGATTTGGCAGCTGCACCGGATGCGATCGAAATGACTCGATATTTCTTTACCGCCAATGTAGAATTTACGGAAGAAGGAAAAGCGCAGTTACAGCAGGAAGCCGCCAAAACCGCACTCAAAGCAATACTTGATGCGCTCGATCGCCATCAACCGCTAACAGAAGCAGGCACACAAGAAATTATCAAACAAGTCACCAAAGAACAAAATCTGAAAAAAGGATTAGTAATGCGAAGTCTCCGAGCTGCTCTCACCGGCGACGTGCATGGCCCCGATTTGATTCAATCTTGGCTGCTGCTGCATCAGCGGAGAGTCGATCGGATTCGCTTACAGTCAGCGGTGTAA
- a CDS encoding TVP38/TMEM64 family protein has translation MTNEQKKHSWIKLVVGIVAFIVADFILLKYTPVGSWLMPENLQALKQQAGVFAPLAYIVIYFLATLFAIPGTILTLSAGALFGAIWGALWTVIGATLGATGAFLVARFIGGEWVKQQFEKGDRLRELSQGIEENEFWFALSIRLAPIFPFNAVNYLLGLTPISLPVYILATAIGIVPGTFAYAWLGQGGLQAATGRPPWQLFGALAMLAVLSALPIVLKRWKAKKN, from the coding sequence ATGACAAATGAGCAAAAAAAGCACTCGTGGATAAAACTGGTTGTGGGGATAGTCGCGTTTATCGTGGCTGACTTTATCCTCCTCAAATATACACCAGTCGGTTCTTGGTTGATGCCAGAAAATCTACAAGCCCTCAAGCAGCAGGCAGGAGTTTTTGCACCGCTGGCATATATTGTTATTTATTTTTTGGCGACATTATTTGCTATACCGGGTACGATTTTAACGCTCTCAGCCGGGGCGCTGTTTGGGGCGATTTGGGGTGCTTTATGGACGGTGATTGGGGCGACTTTGGGGGCAACGGGTGCTTTTTTGGTGGCCCGGTTTATTGGGGGTGAGTGGGTAAAGCAGCAGTTTGAAAAGGGCGATCGCTTGCGCGAACTCAGTCAGGGTATTGAGGAAAATGAATTTTGGTTTGCCCTATCGATCCGTCTCGCCCCTATTTTTCCGTTCAATGCGGTTAATTATTTGTTAGGTTTGACGCCAATTTCCCTACCAGTCTACATCCTGGCCACAGCTATTGGAATTGTACCGGGAACCTTTGCTTATGCTTGGTTGGGCCAAGGTGGATTACAAGCGGCTACAGGTCGTCCGCCTTGGCAGCTTTTCGGTGCTTTGGCAATGTTAGCTGTGCTATCTGCTTTGCCGATCGTCCTCAAGCGTTGGAAGGCGAAGAAGAACTAA